TCAGAAAATAGAAAGCCTCAAAGTTGCCGCCGGAATTGTTGATGAAAGCTCCGGCCATCACGGTTCGAGTGAAGCGGCTCATAATAGCGGAGTTGTTAATGCCGCCGAAGTTGAGCATTATGGCGAGGAAAATACTAACAATGAACCTGAAAATATAGTTAGAGACACTCTCGTTCCGGGTTTTGAAAAAGCTGACCATGGCCATCATGGTTCTGAGACCGTAGAGCATGAGATTGAAGATACTCCTCATACCGCTGCAACTATCGATGAATCGATGACCAAGGAAGAAGCCAACCATACTCTTTGGTTAATCGGCATCGCCGGATTGCTGATGTTTATGGGCGCTTGCGGCAAATCGGCGCAATTCCCGTTCCATGTCTGGCTTCCGGATGCTATGGAGGGTCCGACACCTGTTTCCGCATTGATTCATGCCGCTACAATGGTCGCCGCCGGTGTGTATTTAACCGCGCGATTAATGGGGATAATACTGGCATTTGAAACTATGGCTATGGTAGTGGCGACAATAGGCGCAATCACGGCTTTTATGGCGGCTTCTATCGGCTTAGTTCAAAACGACATCAAACGCGTGCTGGCGTTCTCGACAGTTTCTCAGCTTGGCTACATGATGATGGCGCTTGGTCTTGGCGGTTATGCTGCCGGCACTTTCCATCTTTTCACTCATGCCTTTTTCAAATCCTTGCTGTTTTTAGCTGCCGGTTCGGTCATTCATGCCGTGCATACTAATAGTATTCAGGAAATGGGCGGTCTTCATAGCAAAATGAAGATTACATCGATAACGTTTTTAATCGCTTCTTTGTCGATTTCAGGAATTTTCCCGCTATCGGGTTTCTGGTCTAAAGATGAAATATTCGCAGTGGCTTTCGAAGGCGGCCATTATATTTTCTTGGCCGTAGGTTTAGCGGCGGCTTTCATGACAGCCTTTTATATGTTCCGTCTCTATTTTATGACCTTTACCGGCAAGCCGCGAGACCAGCATGCTTATGACCATGCTCACGAATCGCCATACAGCATGACTGTGCCGCTGATGATATTGGCTTTCTTAGCGGTATTTGCCGGCTGGTGGGGTATTCCCTGGCTAAATGCAAATTACGCCAGCTTCGTGTTTTTTGGCCATCCCCATCATGCGGTTCCGAATCTGCTTCTTATGGGATTCTCGTTAGTTTTAGCTCTTTCCGGTATATGGCTTGCGTATATGATGTATTACAAGAAATCCATTTCTTATGAGGCAATGGGCGCAAGATTCAAAACGATTTATATATTATTATACAATAAATATTATTTCGATGAGCTTTACATGGCAACCATCATTAATCCCGTCTATTACATTATGGAGAAAGTATTCAGATTCGATGTGTTGGTTATTGATGGCGCTGTAAATGGCGTAGGCAAATTAACGCTCTTATGGTCACGGGCTAAAGAGCGTTTTGATACATATGTAATAGATGGCGCCGTCAATGGAGCAGGTTATTTATCGCTGGCTATGGGCAGGATTATCAGAAAAACCCAGACCGGTCAGCTTCAAACTTATGCTCTGGTGATATTTTTGGGCGCAATAATATTGATTTTCATGAAATATGTTTGATAGAGGAGGAATCAAGTGGATTTTCCAATACTTACTTTTTTAACCTTTTTCCCGCTTTTGGGCATGATAGCAGTAATGCTTTTGCCAAAAAACAGCGACCGTTCAGTCAAATGGACTGCCGTATTCTTTTCGTTTGTTCCTTTGGTTGCCTCCGTTTTTCTTGTAGCAAATTATGATTACACGGTTTCGACAATACAATTCATTGAAAGATACACTTGGTTTCCTCAGGTCAACATTAATTATTTTATGGGTGCTGATGGTTTATCTGTGCCGATGCTGTTTCTAACAGCTTTACTATCATTTATATCGATAATAGTCTCGTTCGGCATCAAAGAGCGAGTGAAAGAGTATTTCGCCTGGTTTTTACTTTTAGAGGTTGGCATGATGGGCGTGTTTTGCGCGCTCGACTTTTTCCTTTTCTATTTATTCTGGGAAATCATGTTGGTGCCGATGTACTTTCTTATCGGTGTTTGGGGTGGTCCAAGACGAGAATATGCGGCTATTAAGTTCTTTTTATATACGTTATTTGGGTCGGTTTTCATGCTGATTGGTATTCTGGCGTTGTATTTCACAACCGGCACGCTTGATATGATGGAATTAATAGCCAACAACTACCTGTATACACGCACTTTCCAGCTCTGGATTTTTGCCGCCTTCTTTATCGGTTTTGCAATTAAGGTTCCTGTCTGGCCGTTCCATACATGGCTTCCGGATGCTCACGTTGAGGCGCCAACCGCTGTTTCGGTGATTCTGGCTGGTATCCTTCTGAAAATGGGAACATACGGCATTCTGCGCATCAGCTATCCAATGTTTCCCGAGGCAACGGTTTATTTTGCGAAATGGATTGCGGTTTTGGGCATGATAGGCATTATATATGGCGCTTTAGTATCGATGGCACAGAAAGATTTGAAGAAGCTGGTGGCATATTCGTCGGTTTCGCACATGGGGTTTTGCTTACTGGGCATGGCCGCCATCAATACGGTGGGAATATCCGGCTGCTTATTTCAGATGTTTTCGCATGGCGTAATTACAGGCGCCCTATTTATTTTAGTGGGCGTAATTTATGATAGAGCCCATACTCGTGAGATTGCCGCTTTCGGAGGGCTTGGCGCAAAGCTTCCGGTTTACACAGGCATATTCGTTTTGTTTGGCATGGCAGCGCTTGGCTTGCCAAGCATGTCCGGGTTTGTTTCCGAGTTTATGATATTTGTTGGTTCGTTTACCTCGGTATATGTTCCCACTTGGATGGTTATAGTATCCGTGCTCGGCGTTATTTTGGGCGCTGCATATATTTTAAGGATGATTCAACATGTATTCCTGGGCAAGTTCAATACTCGCTGGGATGGTTTAACAGAGATCAACGGCCGCGAAATTTTCACTATAGTTCCGCTGGCAATATTAACTATTCTGATTGGCGTATATCCCACAAGCTTGAATATGTTTTTAAAGGCTACAGTGGAAAATCTGGTTAAGCTGATTATAGGTTAATAAGCTATGTCGAGCCAGCAGAGGAAGAGAACCATTTTGGTTATCACTCATCTTTATCCGCGGTTTGAAGGCTGCACGATGGCTCCTTTTCTGGGAATATGGGCGGAAAATTTGGCTAAACAATATAATATGATAATACTGGTACCCCGTCACGAAAAGGCTTTGCCTGAAAGAAACGGTGTTAAGTTGGTATATTTTGGATATTTTTTTAAATCGTTAGAGAAATTTTCATATACATCAAGTCTTTTTGCCAAAGTACGGAAATTT
Above is a window of Candidatus Zixiibacteriota bacterium DNA encoding:
- a CDS encoding NADH-quinone oxidoreductase subunit L → MIIFFLNRNNKLSSYFSIAMVLISFILSVKVLFEVLAHPTPYMMFVDWLVWSDFILPMGIYIDPLAAVMLIVVTVVSSLVHIYSVGYMHGDPRFARFFAYLGLFTFSMLGLVIAGSYVLVLVFWELVGLTSYLLIGFYFEKDSAANAGKKAFITTKLADLGFTVGLVLMIFAIGTATLPEVNQKIESLKVAAGIVDESSGHHGSSEAAHNSGVVNAAEVEHYGEENTNNEPENIVRDTLVPGFEKADHGHHGSETVEHEIEDTPHTAATIDESMTKEEANHTLWLIGIAGLLMFMGACGKSAQFPFHVWLPDAMEGPTPVSALIHAATMVAAGVYLTARLMGIILAFETMAMVVATIGAITAFMAASIGLVQNDIKRVLAFSTVSQLGYMMMALGLGGYAAGTFHLFTHAFFKSLLFLAAGSVIHAVHTNSIQEMGGLHSKMKITSITFLIASLSISGIFPLSGFWSKDEIFAVAFEGGHYIFLAVGLAAAFMTAFYMFRLYFMTFTGKPRDQHAYDHAHESPYSMTVPLMILAFLAVFAGWWGIPWLNANYASFVFFGHPHHAVPNLLLMGFSLVLALSGIWLAYMMYYKKSISYEAMGARFKTIYILLYNKYYFDELYMATIINPVYYIMEKVFRFDVLVIDGAVNGVGKLTLLWSRAKERFDTYVIDGAVNGAGYLSLAMGRIIRKTQTGQLQTYALVIFLGAIILIFMKYV
- a CDS encoding NADH-quinone oxidoreductase subunit M, whose protein sequence is MDFPILTFLTFFPLLGMIAVMLLPKNSDRSVKWTAVFFSFVPLVASVFLVANYDYTVSTIQFIERYTWFPQVNINYFMGADGLSVPMLFLTALLSFISIIVSFGIKERVKEYFAWFLLLEVGMMGVFCALDFFLFYLFWEIMLVPMYFLIGVWGGPRREYAAIKFFLYTLFGSVFMLIGILALYFTTGTLDMMELIANNYLYTRTFQLWIFAAFFIGFAIKVPVWPFHTWLPDAHVEAPTAVSVILAGILLKMGTYGILRISYPMFPEATVYFAKWIAVLGMIGIIYGALVSMAQKDLKKLVAYSSVSHMGFCLLGMAAINTVGISGCLFQMFSHGVITGALFILVGVIYDRAHTREIAAFGGLGAKLPVYTGIFVLFGMAALGLPSMSGFVSEFMIFVGSFTSVYVPTWMVIVSVLGVILGAAYILRMIQHVFLGKFNTRWDGLTEINGREIFTIVPLAILTILIGVYPTSLNMFLKATVENLVKLIIG